In the Desulfurispira natronophila genome, CTTCTCTGGACCTTGTGGGCAGGCATTAAAACTGGCCTCGATAATGGAAAGAGAAACCACCGACAATGCATGCTCGGTTGCCAAGAGCTTAGGGGTTGAATTGGATGTTTTGGAGAAGATTCGACTCAATGCCTATGCTGAAACTCACAATATGCTTGATAATTTGAGATAAAAGAGCAGATATGACTCGATCTATCGCGATCAACCCGTGGGTAAGCTTGGAGATATCATCAGATCAGCTGGAAGCGTACCTGATTGTATGGAGCCTGGAGCATGTTGATGAAAGGCATATTTCTGAGGTGATTCGGGATGCAGGCATTGAAGAGCAGTATGTAAAAAACCTTCCCTCCGTGTTGCAGCAATTAATTGATGAGGCCAGCAAAAAAAGAAGCGCATTTCCACTTCGAGCGACAGTAGCACAGGGTGTTACTGCCAGGCATGGGATAGATGAACAAATTAATTTTTTTATTAATCCAAACCCCTCACCCGGGACAATCAATTCAACCTCGGGGCAAATTGATTATCGAGAACGTGACCTTATCAAGCAGGTTTGTTTGAATGAGTCTATTTTGGAGATAGTTTGGGCTACAGCGGGTGTCAGTGGAGCAAATATTTTTGGACAAACCCTTCCTGCACGTGATGGACTAAATACCTCAAAGATAATAGCTGGCGATGGTGTAGAGGCAATTAAAGAGCCTTACCTTCGACGTACTCGTTTTGTTGCCAAACAAGATGGGGTTTTGCTCGTCAATCGACGTGAGATTGTCGTCAGTAAAGAACTCAATATACGCGGTGATGTTGACTACAGCACCGGTAACGTAAGTTTTGATGGAACTATACTGGTGTCTGGCAATATCCTTTCTGGTTTTCGTGTTTTGGCCACCGGGCACGTATATGTAGCAGGATATCTGGAAAGCAGGTCTGAAGTTATTGGACATAGCGTGACTGTTGGCAAGGGTTGCTACGGAAGAATTAAGTCCAAACGTCATGTTCAGGTAGACTTTGCGGAGAATGCTCAAATACAAAGTCAAGGAACGGTCACTATTGGCTCACTTTCGCGTTCATGGGTGAGCGGGAGGGATATCATGGTGAAAAATGTAACCTCAAGTAATATAAGTGCTTTTAATGATATACATGTTGAGGAAGTGAAGTCATCAACAAATATGCCTACGTTTATGATCACTCATTCTCCGGGAGCTCTTGAGGCAATTAATCAATTTCGCGCACAGCATTCTAATGTGATTTTTGAGATTAGCCAGGTAGAGGAATATGTGGCTAATTTTGGTATACAGCGTCAAGAGATAGAGAGGGCACTCGGCAATAAAAACTCTTCTGTTCCTCCAGAGTTAATATCGAAAATTCGGCATAAGAGAAACCTGGAGGGCCTTGCGCAGCGCCTTCAAAATGCAGTAGAGCATTTGCTTCTTCACACCCATGGAACAGTGAGCGTTCTTGACTACTGTGAACCAGATACCGTCATTGGGCTATACGGGGTCGAGAAATACCTGATGCAGCAAATGAGGCGCTGTATTTTTTATTATGATCATAACCACTCGACTATAAAAAGTAAGGAGTGGATGTGAAACACGCATCAACTCGTAAAAAAATAAACGGTGCGATATTTATTATTGATGGGCACGATATGAGTCGCAATATATTGGCTCGACTTCTGAGCATGCATATATGCTCAGTTCATACTGCCCCTTCAATAGATCAGGCTATCAAGCACGGTCGTGAGTCAAGTTACCATACGATACTTGTTGACCCTTCGCTTGTGGTTAGGGGTGGGGCAAGTGACCAAAACATCCAGTATCTCAAGGAGCAATTTCCTTCTGCAAGAGTCGTTTTGCTCCTGAATTTTGTAGATCAACAAAGACAGTACCCAAGTAGTGATATGGTCTTTGTGAAACCATTGTCACTAAAACCTCTTCTCAGAGCCATTTCCGCCAGTCTTCGTGATGAAAGTTTTTAAGAGTGCACGCTGGTCACACCTGATCAAATCTACGTTAAATGTTACTGTAGGAGAGTGGTCATGAGTTCACTGTATAAGGCATGCTTTCTTCCAGCTTCTTCTTCCCGCAGAGAGCTAGAGGGGAAGTTAGATACAGTGCAAGTTTTTCCGAATATTAAGGCTATTTTGATCTTGGTAGCAGAGCAAACAGCGCTGAAAATTGACTACCTGGATGATGTTCTGCGACAGGATCGAGAGACTGCGGTTTTTGGAGGCGTATTTCCTGATCTTGTTATTGACGGTGTGAAACTACAACAGGGTATTCTGATTATTGGACTGACGGTACCTGTAAATACCTATGTGGTCAGTAGCGTTGTCGCTGATGGGGCAAGCATGCAGAAGGAGTTAACGGGTCAGGGTGCATCGACACTGACAGATGAACATGGAGTTTTTCTTTTTGCGGACAGCAGTGTTTGCTGCTTGGATGCGCTTACTGAAGCCGTTGAAGGTGTTTTTGGTAGCTCGACGCAATACATAGGTGCTGGTGCCGGGAGCCGTGGTGTTGAAAAGCAACCTTGTATCATCACTAGCAAAGGACTACTGGCAGGTGCGGCAGTTATAGCGACCGTTTCACTCAGCAATGCAGTAGAGATTGGCCATGGATGGCGACCTGTTTGCAGTCCCATGAATATTACTCAATCAACAGGTAATACGCTGGAGAGCATTGAAAACCGCCCAGCTTTTGAAGTTTATCGGGAAGTCGTCGAAATGCACTCAGGTATGAAACTGAATCGTAGAGACTTCATTGCGCTCTCAAAAAACTACCCGTTAACAGTATCTAACCATCGTTCAGAAAACGTAGTAAGAGATCCCGTGGTAGAGTATTGCAACCGAGTTGTATGCCTTGGCGAAATTCATGAAGGCTCTTCTCTGCAAGTTCTTCATGGGGATATTGACTCCCTTATCGATGGCGCGAACGAGGCACAACAGAGAGCATTACAGCGCATGAATAACCCGGTCAATAGCTTTTACTTTTTTTCAACCTGCATTACGCGAGAGCTTGTTTTGGGCAAGAGTTTTGAGCGTGAACTTGAGATTTTATCCAAAGAGCAGCTAGTATTTGGAGTTACAGGAATCGGTGTTTTTGCTTGCTCACTTGACAGGCACCTGAATTATTTCAACAAAAGCGCTGTTTACAGTGTATTTGCTTTTTAGCGGTGAAAGCACTCACAAAACACCTAAATGCAGATTTGCTCTATGAGCACATTGGAATATATTCAAGTTTACACGCCGAAACACATAGGGTATATTGGTTGTGACTTTGGGTTTTTGTGTCGTTGAGTTTCGGCATTTTAGTTGTATACATTACACCTAACAGCTTGCTGAAATACCTCAAATAAAGCAGGCAATTGAAAAATGCTCGGGTGCAAGGTGCTCGCGGAGCGAGGAATGAGGCGTACATGGAGTACGTTGCAGTGACGAGCGACAGCGAGCAACACCGCAGATGAGGGTTTTTCAGCAGCCTGCTAACATTACTGCGGATAATTGAGGAGTATCATGTTTGCCACATCATCAATGAAGTTTAAGTTCATGGGAAGTGTTACAGTTGTTGGTTTTATCTTTGTTATAGCGGTTTCTGTTTTCGCCTTGCAGCAAAAGAAAAACTACACCAGTGAGCGCATAAGTGACATCAGTGATCAGTTACAGCATATGGCCT is a window encoding:
- a CDS encoding DUF342 domain-containing protein; the encoded protein is MTRSIAINPWVSLEISSDQLEAYLIVWSLEHVDERHISEVIRDAGIEEQYVKNLPSVLQQLIDEASKKRSAFPLRATVAQGVTARHGIDEQINFFINPNPSPGTINSTSGQIDYRERDLIKQVCLNESILEIVWATAGVSGANIFGQTLPARDGLNTSKIIAGDGVEAIKEPYLRRTRFVAKQDGVLLVNRREIVVSKELNIRGDVDYSTGNVSFDGTILVSGNILSGFRVLATGHVYVAGYLESRSEVIGHSVTVGKGCYGRIKSKRHVQVDFAENAQIQSQGTVTIGSLSRSWVSGRDIMVKNVTSSNISAFNDIHVEEVKSSTNMPTFMITHSPGALEAINQFRAQHSNVIFEISQVEEYVANFGIQRQEIERALGNKNSSVPPELISKIRHKRNLEGLAQRLQNAVEHLLLHTHGTVSVLDYCEPDTVIGLYGVEKYLMQQMRRCIFYYDHNHSTIKSKEWM
- a CDS encoding FIST signal transduction protein; this translates as MSSLYKACFLPASSSRRELEGKLDTVQVFPNIKAILILVAEQTALKIDYLDDVLRQDRETAVFGGVFPDLVIDGVKLQQGILIIGLTVPVNTYVVSSVVADGASMQKELTGQGASTLTDEHGVFLFADSSVCCLDALTEAVEGVFGSSTQYIGAGAGSRGVEKQPCIITSKGLLAGAAVIATVSLSNAVEIGHGWRPVCSPMNITQSTGNTLESIENRPAFEVYREVVEMHSGMKLNRRDFIALSKNYPLTVSNHRSENVVRDPVVEYCNRVVCLGEIHEGSSLQVLHGDIDSLIDGANEAQQRALQRMNNPVNSFYFFSTCITRELVLGKSFERELEILSKEQLVFGVTGIGVFACSLDRHLNYFNKSAVYSVFAF